One window from the genome of Variovorax sp. PAMC26660 encodes:
- a CDS encoding phosphotransferase encodes MSQDFSNFIGTRAVSQQHAFDVDALSAWLEKNLDGFKGPLTVEMFKGGQSNPTYKLLTPSQSYVMRAKPGPVAKLLPSAHAVEREFKVMRGLAGTDVPVPRMHCLCEDEAIIGRAFYVMEFMQGRVLWDQSLPGMSNAERAAHYDEMNRVISALHTVDFAARGLADYGKPGNYFERQIGRWSKQYKASADGASELSQPIEAMERLIDWLPAHMPASARDESKVSIVHGDYRLDNVMFHATEPRIIAVLDWELSTLGHPLADFSYHCMSWHMPPTTGRGIGGVDVASLGIPTESEYIRRYCERTRISTPEALAPDWNFYQAYNLFRMAAILQGIAKRVEAGTASSEQAVASARGARPMAEMAWQFAQKA; translated from the coding sequence ATGAGCCAGGACTTCTCCAACTTCATCGGCACCCGCGCCGTTTCGCAACAGCACGCTTTCGACGTCGATGCGCTCTCCGCCTGGCTCGAAAAAAATCTCGATGGTTTCAAGGGACCGCTGACGGTCGAGATGTTCAAGGGCGGGCAGTCGAACCCGACCTACAAGCTCCTCACGCCCTCGCAGAGCTACGTGATGCGCGCCAAGCCGGGCCCGGTCGCCAAGCTGCTGCCCTCGGCCCATGCAGTGGAACGCGAGTTCAAGGTCATGCGCGGCCTCGCCGGCACCGACGTGCCGGTGCCGCGCATGCACTGCCTGTGCGAAGACGAAGCCATCATCGGCCGCGCCTTCTACGTCATGGAGTTCATGCAGGGCCGCGTGCTGTGGGACCAGTCGCTGCCCGGCATGAGCAATGCCGAGCGCGCAGCCCACTACGACGAAATGAACCGCGTGATCTCGGCGCTGCACACCGTCGACTTCGCCGCCCGCGGCCTGGCCGACTACGGCAAGCCCGGCAACTACTTCGAGCGCCAGATCGGCCGCTGGAGCAAGCAGTACAAAGCTTCGGCGGATGGCGCCAGCGAACTGTCGCAGCCCATCGAGGCCATGGAGCGGCTGATCGACTGGCTGCCCGCCCACATGCCGGCGAGCGCACGCGACGAAAGCAAGGTGTCGATCGTCCATGGCGACTACCGCCTGGACAACGTGATGTTCCACGCCACCGAGCCGCGCATCATCGCGGTGCTCGACTGGGAACTCTCCACGCTGGGCCATCCGCTGGCCGACTTCAGCTACCACTGCATGTCGTGGCACATGCCGCCCACCACCGGGCGCGGCATCGGCGGCGTGGATGTCGCCTCGCTGGGCATTCCCACCGAGAGCGAATACATCCGCCGCTATTGCGAACGCACCCGCATCAGCACGCCCGAGGCGCTGGCGCCCGACTGGAATTTCTACCAGGCCTACAACCTGTTTCGCATGGCCGCGATCCTGCAAGGCATTGCCAAGCGGGTCGAGGCCGGTACCGCATCTAGCGAGCAAGCCGTGGCTTCGGCCCGTGGCGCGCGTCCGATGGCCGAAATGGCCTGGCAGTTTGCCCAAAAGGCATGA
- a CDS encoding acyl-CoA dehydrogenase family protein, with protein sequence MDFEYSAKTKDLQKRVKAFMDENIYPAEAEYSAELAANTVAGKRWTALKTVEKVKDKAKAQGLWNLFLPVDSASASGYAGAGLTNQEYAPLAEIMGAVPWASEAFNCSAPDTGNMETIARYGSEEIKARWLKPLLEGQIRSAFAMTEPEVASSDATNISTRIERQGDEYVINGHKWWISGAADPRCAVYITMGKTDPDAPRHSQQSMVIVPADAKGIRIVRPLNVMGYDDAPHGHVEMYFENVRVPVGNILLGEGRGFEIAQGRLGPGRIHHCMRLIGLAERALELMCKRASSRVAFGKTVASQTVTQERIAEARCKIDMARLLTLKAAWLMDVAGNKVAKNEIAMIKVVAPTMACQVIDWAMQVHGGGGMCDDFPLANAYAHARTLRFADGPDEVHRNAIAKWELGRYSADKTEADMPVTRF encoded by the coding sequence ATGGATTTCGAATACTCGGCCAAAACCAAAGATCTGCAGAAACGCGTCAAGGCGTTCATGGATGAAAACATCTACCCGGCCGAAGCCGAGTACAGCGCCGAGCTGGCCGCCAACACGGTCGCGGGCAAGCGCTGGACCGCGCTGAAGACGGTCGAGAAGGTCAAGGACAAAGCCAAGGCCCAGGGCCTGTGGAACCTGTTCCTGCCGGTCGACAGCGCCTCGGCTTCCGGCTACGCCGGTGCCGGCCTGACCAACCAGGAATACGCACCGCTGGCCGAGATCATGGGTGCGGTGCCGTGGGCGAGCGAAGCCTTCAACTGCTCGGCGCCCGACACCGGCAACATGGAAACCATCGCGCGCTATGGCTCGGAAGAGATCAAGGCACGCTGGCTCAAGCCGCTGCTCGAAGGCCAGATCCGCTCGGCCTTCGCGATGACCGAACCCGAAGTGGCCTCGAGCGACGCCACCAACATCTCGACGCGCATCGAACGCCAGGGCGACGAGTACGTGATCAACGGCCACAAGTGGTGGATCTCCGGCGCGGCCGATCCGCGCTGCGCGGTGTACATCACCATGGGCAAGACCGACCCCGACGCGCCCCGCCATTCACAACAGAGCATGGTCATCGTGCCGGCGGACGCCAAGGGCATCCGCATCGTGCGCCCGCTCAACGTGATGGGCTACGACGATGCGCCGCACGGCCACGTCGAGATGTACTTCGAGAACGTGCGCGTGCCGGTGGGCAACATCCTGCTCGGCGAAGGCCGCGGTTTCGAGATCGCCCAGGGTCGCCTTGGCCCGGGACGCATCCACCATTGCATGCGCCTGATCGGTCTGGCCGAGCGCGCGTTGGAGCTGATGTGCAAGCGCGCCTCGTCGCGCGTGGCCTTCGGCAAGACCGTCGCCTCGCAGACCGTGACGCAGGAACGCATCGCCGAAGCACGCTGCAAGATCGACATGGCGCGCCTGCTCACGCTCAAGGCCGCATGGCTGATGGACGTGGCCGGCAACAAGGTCGCCAAGAACGAGATCGCGATGATCAAGGTGGTGGCACCGACCATGGCCTGCCAGGTGATCGACTGGGCCATGCAAGTTCACGGTGGCGGCGGCATGTGCGACGACTTCCCGCTGGCCAACGCCTACGCCCATGCGCGCACGCTGCGTTTTGCGGACGGCCCGGACGAGGTGCACCGCAACGCGATTGCCAAGTGGGAGCTGGGCAGGTACTCGGCCGACAAGACCGAAGCCGACATGCCTGTCACTCGCTTCTGA
- a CDS encoding GNAT family N-acetyltransferase, with amino-acid sequence MSNIETLVANYRDAVQAAAVVDLLNAYASDPVGGGTPLDAAVREKLPAALAARPQAFSVLAFDGDTPVGLVNCIEGFSTFACQPLVNVHDVVVLPSHRGQRVAQKMFAQVEQEARRRGACKLTLEVLSGNAPALRTYEREGFTNYQLDPAFGSAVFLQKKL; translated from the coding sequence ATGAGCAACATCGAAACCCTGGTGGCGAACTACCGCGATGCGGTGCAGGCCGCGGCCGTGGTCGATTTGCTCAATGCCTATGCGAGCGACCCCGTCGGCGGCGGCACGCCGCTCGATGCAGCCGTGCGCGAGAAGCTGCCTGCCGCACTCGCAGCACGCCCGCAAGCCTTCAGCGTGCTGGCCTTCGACGGCGACACACCCGTGGGCCTCGTCAACTGCATCGAAGGCTTCTCGACCTTCGCCTGCCAGCCGCTGGTGAATGTGCACGACGTGGTCGTGCTGCCCAGCCATCGCGGCCAGCGCGTGGCACAGAAGATGTTCGCGCAGGTGGAGCAGGAAGCGCGCAGGCGTGGTGCCTGCAAGCTCACGCTTGAAGTGCTGTCGGGCAACGCGCCCGCGCTGCGCACCTACGAGCGTGAAGGCTTCACCAACTACCAGCTCGATCCCGCCTTCGGCAGCGCGGTCTTCCTGCAGAAGAAGCTCTGA
- the glmM gene encoding phosphoglucosamine mutase, producing the protein MTRKYFGTDGIRGTVGQAPITPDFVLRLAHAVGRVLKKTESRPRVLIGKDTRISGYMLESALESGFNSAGVDVVLLGPLPTPGVAYLTRAQRASLGVVISASHNAFPDNGIKFFSAQGTKLDDAWELAVEAALEEAPVWVDSVNLGKARRLDDASGRYIEFCKSTFANDLSLRNMKLVVDAAHGAAYQVAPNVFHELGAEVTSIGCAPDGLNINKGFGATHPEALVAAVTAQKADYGIALDGDADRLQLVDASGRLFNGDELLYLMVAERIARGEKPAGVVGTLMTNKAVEVALRGQGIEFVRAKVGDRYVLEELDKRGWLLGGEGSGHLLALDRHTTGDGIVSALQVLQACVRSGKTVAQLLEGVTLFPQTLINVRLAPGQNWKDNKALASETQRIEAELGDAGRVLIRASGTEPLVRVMVEARDAKQSLSCAQRLAATLEPAQ; encoded by the coding sequence ATGACCCGCAAATATTTCGGCACCGACGGCATCCGCGGCACCGTCGGCCAGGCGCCCATCACACCCGACTTCGTGCTGCGCCTTGCGCATGCCGTGGGCCGCGTGCTCAAGAAAACCGAGTCCCGGCCCCGGGTGCTGATCGGCAAGGACACCCGCATTTCCGGCTACATGCTCGAATCGGCGCTCGAATCGGGCTTCAATTCGGCCGGTGTCGACGTGGTGCTGCTGGGCCCGCTGCCCACGCCCGGCGTGGCGTACCTCACACGCGCCCAGCGCGCGAGCCTCGGCGTGGTGATCAGCGCCAGCCACAACGCCTTTCCCGACAACGGCATCAAGTTCTTCAGCGCGCAAGGCACCAAGCTCGACGACGCCTGGGAGCTGGCCGTCGAAGCCGCGCTGGAAGAAGCGCCGGTGTGGGTGGACTCCGTCAACCTCGGCAAGGCCCGGCGACTGGACGATGCGTCCGGCCGCTACATCGAGTTCTGCAAGAGCACTTTCGCCAACGATCTCTCGCTGCGCAACATGAAGCTGGTGGTCGACGCGGCGCATGGTGCGGCCTACCAGGTGGCGCCCAACGTGTTCCACGAGCTGGGCGCGGAAGTCACCAGCATCGGCTGCGCCCCGGACGGACTCAACATCAACAAGGGCTTCGGCGCGACGCATCCCGAAGCGCTGGTCGCCGCAGTGACGGCGCAGAAGGCCGACTACGGCATCGCACTCGACGGTGACGCCGACCGCCTGCAATTGGTCGATGCCAGCGGCCGCCTGTTCAATGGCGACGAGTTGCTTTACCTGATGGTGGCCGAGCGTATCGCGCGCGGTGAAAAGCCGGCAGGCGTGGTCGGCACGCTGATGACCAACAAGGCCGTCGAAGTGGCGTTGCGCGGGCAGGGCATCGAGTTCGTGCGTGCCAAGGTCGGCGACCGCTATGTGCTCGAAGAGTTGGACAAGCGCGGCTGGCTGCTCGGCGGCGAAGGCTCGGGCCACTTGCTCGCGCTCGACCGCCACACCACAGGCGACGGCATCGTGAGCGCGCTGCAGGTGCTGCAGGCCTGCGTGCGCAGCGGCAAGACGGTGGCGCAACTGCTCGAAGGCGTCACGCTGTTCCCGCAGACCCTGATCAACGTGCGCCTGGCGCCCGGCCAGAACTGGAAAGACAACAAGGCGCTCGCCAGCGAAACGCAGCGCATCGAGGCCGAGCTTGGCGATGCCGGCCGCGTGCTGATCCGTGCGAGCGGCACCGAGCCGCTGGTGCGTGTGATGGTCGAGGCGCGCGATGCAAAGCAATCGCTGTCTTGCGCGCAGCGCCTCGCCGCAACGCTGGAGCCGGCGCAATGA
- the folP gene encoding dihydropteroate synthase: MGIVNVTPDSFSDGGAHASTGTALKHCEQLLKEGADILDIGGESTRPGSPAVPLDAELARVLPVVREAVKLNAPLSIDTYKPEVMRAVLDLGADIVNDIWALRQPGALEAVAAHRSCGICLMHMHRDPQTMQATPMDGDVIPEVLSFWAEQVARLRALRIDPSRITLDPGVGFGKTVAQNFALLARQGELLEGGYPLLLGWSRKSSIGAVTGIEAANERIAPSVAAALLAVERGAAVVRVHDVRDTVAAVAVWRAMRAQESQQTQERTPSP; this comes from the coding sequence ATGGGCATCGTCAACGTCACGCCCGATTCCTTTTCGGACGGTGGTGCGCACGCTTCCACCGGCACCGCGCTGAAGCATTGCGAGCAGTTGCTGAAGGAGGGCGCGGACATCCTCGACATCGGCGGCGAATCGACCCGCCCCGGCAGCCCGGCAGTCCCCCTCGATGCGGAACTGGCGCGCGTGCTGCCCGTGGTGCGCGAGGCCGTGAAGCTGAACGCGCCGCTGTCCATCGACACCTACAAGCCCGAAGTCATGCGCGCGGTGCTCGACCTGGGCGCGGACATCGTCAACGACATCTGGGCGCTGCGCCAACCGGGCGCGCTGGAAGCCGTTGCCGCGCACCGTTCGTGCGGCATCTGCCTGATGCACATGCACCGCGATCCGCAGACCATGCAGGCCACGCCCATGGATGGCGACGTGATCCCCGAGGTGCTGTCGTTCTGGGCCGAGCAGGTGGCACGGCTTCGCGCGCTGCGCATCGATCCCTCGCGCATCACGCTCGATCCGGGCGTTGGCTTCGGCAAGACCGTGGCGCAGAATTTCGCGCTGCTCGCGCGACAAGGCGAACTGCTCGAAGGCGGCTATCCGCTGCTGCTGGGCTGGTCGCGCAAGTCGTCCATCGGCGCCGTCACCGGGATCGAAGCGGCGAATGAGCGCATCGCACCCAGCGTGGCTGCGGCACTGCTCGCCGTCGAGCGGGGCGCGGCTGTGGTGCGCGTGCACGATGTGCGCGACACGGTCGCTGCCGTCGCGGTATGGCGCGCCATGAGGGCGCAAGAGTCACAACAAACACAAGAACGAACACCATCACCATGA
- the ftsH gene encoding ATP-dependent zinc metalloprotease FtsH yields the protein MNNQWFSKVAVWLVIAMVLFTVFKQFDTRGGVGSGAVSYSEFLDQVRNNQIKSAVIPEGAGGGEIIAVTNDDRKIRTTATVLDRGLVGDLIDHNVKFDVKPREEGSLLMTLLVSWGPMLLLIGVWIYFMRQMQGGGKGGAFSFGKSKARMMDENNNTVTFADVAGCDEAKEEVREVVDFLKDPQRFQKLGGRIPRGLLLVGPPGTGKTLLAKSIAGEAKVPFFSISGSDFVEMFVGVGAARVRDMFENAKKNAPCIIFIDEIDAVGRQRGAGLGGGNDEREQTLNQMLVEMDGFETNLGVIVVAATNRPDILDAALLRPGRFDRQVYVTLPDIRGREQILGVHMRKVPLGQDVNPSVIARGTPGMSGADLANLCNEAALMAARRNARVVEMQDFEKAKDKIFMGPERKSMVMPEEERRNTAYHESGHALIGKLLPKCDPVHKVTIIPRGRALGVTMSLPAQDRYSYDREYMLNQISMLFGGRIAEEVFMHQMTTGASNDFERATSIARDMVTRYGMTDALGPMVYAENEGEVFLGRSVTKTTTMSEQTMEKVDGEVRRIIDEQYALARGLIEANSDKMHAMAKALLEWETIDSEQLDDIMAGRAPRPPKDWTPRTPPSGSGGSGGTPAVNTDPAPTAA from the coding sequence TTGAACAATCAGTGGTTTTCCAAAGTTGCCGTATGGCTCGTCATTGCCATGGTGTTGTTCACTGTGTTCAAGCAGTTCGACACCCGCGGTGGCGTCGGCTCAGGAGCAGTCAGCTACTCCGAGTTCCTTGACCAGGTCCGGAACAACCAGATCAAAAGTGCCGTCATCCCCGAGGGCGCCGGCGGCGGCGAGATCATCGCTGTCACCAATGACGACCGCAAGATTCGTACGACGGCCACGGTCCTTGACCGCGGCCTCGTGGGCGACCTGATCGACCACAACGTCAAGTTCGACGTCAAGCCGCGCGAAGAGGGCTCGCTGCTCATGACGCTGCTGGTCAGCTGGGGCCCGATGCTGCTGCTGATCGGCGTCTGGATCTACTTCATGCGCCAGATGCAGGGCGGCGGCAAGGGCGGGGCGTTCAGCTTCGGCAAAAGCAAGGCCCGCATGATGGACGAGAACAACAACACGGTGACCTTCGCCGACGTCGCGGGCTGCGACGAGGCGAAAGAAGAAGTCCGTGAAGTGGTCGACTTCCTGAAAGACCCGCAGCGCTTCCAGAAGCTCGGTGGCCGTATTCCGCGCGGTCTGCTGCTGGTCGGCCCTCCGGGTACCGGCAAGACCTTGCTGGCCAAGTCGATCGCCGGCGAAGCCAAGGTGCCGTTCTTCTCGATCTCGGGTTCCGACTTCGTTGAAATGTTCGTCGGCGTGGGCGCTGCCCGTGTCCGCGACATGTTCGAGAACGCCAAGAAGAACGCGCCTTGCATCATCTTCATCGACGAAATCGATGCGGTGGGTCGTCAGCGCGGTGCCGGTCTCGGCGGCGGCAATGACGAACGCGAACAAACCTTGAACCAGATGCTGGTCGAGATGGACGGTTTTGAAACCAACCTCGGCGTGATCGTGGTGGCTGCCACCAACCGCCCGGACATCCTGGACGCCGCGCTGCTGCGCCCCGGCCGTTTCGACCGTCAGGTGTATGTCACGCTGCCCGACATCCGTGGCCGCGAACAGATCCTCGGCGTGCACATGCGCAAGGTCCCGCTGGGCCAGGACGTGAACCCGAGCGTGATTGCCCGCGGCACGCCCGGCATGTCTGGCGCCGACCTGGCCAACCTTTGCAATGAAGCCGCCCTGATGGCAGCACGCCGCAATGCGCGCGTCGTTGAAATGCAGGACTTCGAGAAGGCCAAGGACAAGATCTTCATGGGCCCCGAGCGCAAGAGCATGGTCATGCCCGAGGAAGAACGCCGCAACACGGCGTACCACGAGTCCGGCCACGCCCTCATCGGCAAGCTGCTGCCCAAGTGCGACCCGGTCCACAAGGTCACGATCATTCCGCGTGGCCGTGCCCTTGGCGTGACCATGAGCCTGCCGGCGCAAGACCGCTACAGCTACGACCGCGAATACATGCTCAACCAGATCAGCATGCTGTTCGGTGGCCGTATTGCTGAAGAAGTGTTCATGCACCAGATGACCACCGGTGCCAGCAACGACTTTGAGCGTGCGACTTCCATTGCCCGCGACATGGTCACGCGCTACGGCATGACCGACGCGCTGGGCCCGATGGTCTACGCCGAGAACGAAGGCGAAGTGTTCCTGGGCCGCTCGGTCACCAAGACCACGACCATGAGCGAACAGACCATGGAAAAGGTCGACGGCGAAGTGCGCCGCATCATCGACGAGCAATACGCCCTGGCGCGTGGCCTGATCGAAGCGAACAGCGACAAGATGCACGCGATGGCGAAGGCGCTGCTCGAATGGGAAACCATCGACTCCGAGCAGCTCGACGACATCATGGCTGGCCGCGCACCGCGTCCGCCCAAGGACTGGACGCCGCGCACCCCTCCTTCGGGCAGCGGTGGCAGTGGCGGCACGCCGGCCGTCAATACCGACCCGGCGCCGACCGCCGCTTGA
- a CDS encoding RlmE family RNA methyltransferase codes for MSTKAKSKKVNKAWLHDHINDPYVKLATREGYRARAAYKLKEIDESLGLIKPGQLVVDLGSTPGAWSQYLRRRMSPGGAAAGELNGTIIALDMLPMDPIEGVTFLQGDFREAELLEQVLSVLAGRKADVVVSDMAPNLSGIHSADGARIAHLIELAIDFAQHHLKPEGALVAKLFHGSGYDESVKLFKASFRTVKPFKPKASRDKSSETFLVGMGLKATDTP; via the coding sequence ATGAGCACTAAAGCAAAAAGCAAAAAAGTCAATAAAGCCTGGCTTCACGATCACATCAATGATCCGTACGTGAAATTGGCCACGCGAGAGGGGTACCGCGCACGCGCTGCCTACAAGCTCAAGGAGATCGACGAGTCACTCGGATTGATCAAACCGGGCCAACTTGTGGTCGACCTGGGCTCCACGCCCGGGGCCTGGAGCCAGTACCTGCGGCGGCGCATGTCGCCCGGAGGCGCCGCGGCCGGCGAGCTGAACGGCACCATCATCGCGCTCGACATGCTGCCGATGGACCCGATCGAGGGCGTGACCTTCCTGCAGGGGGATTTCCGCGAGGCAGAGCTGCTGGAGCAGGTCCTGAGCGTGCTGGCCGGCCGGAAGGCCGATGTTGTGGTGTCGGACATGGCGCCCAACCTGTCGGGCATCCATTCGGCCGATGGTGCCCGCATTGCGCACCTGATCGAGCTTGCGATCGACTTCGCCCAGCACCATCTGAAGCCCGAAGGGGCGTTGGTGGCCAAGCTCTTTCATGGCAGCGGATATGACGAATCGGTGAAGCTCTTCAAGGCCAGTTTCCGCACTGTCAAGCCGTTCAAACCCAAGGCGTCGCGGGATAAATCGTCCGAGACTTTCCTGGTCGGCATGGGCTTAAAGGCCACAGATACGCCTTGA
- a CDS encoding YhbY family RNA-binding protein yields MPAIQLTPAERKVHRAEAHHLDPIVMVGGDGLTPAVKKEADAALKAHGLIKVRVFSDDRLARDAMLQELANELDAAPIQHIGKLLVLWRPIPEKEKAVDEDRMPGPRDVKILKYSKRGGQRPEIKTLRVLGNQRLTPGGTIKRAKAKRPLSAKKRNQAD; encoded by the coding sequence ATGCCCGCCATTCAACTTACCCCTGCCGAGCGCAAGGTGCACCGCGCCGAAGCTCACCACCTGGATCCGATCGTCATGGTCGGTGGAGACGGGCTCACCCCTGCCGTGAAAAAAGAGGCGGATGCCGCCCTGAAGGCCCACGGCCTGATCAAGGTGCGCGTGTTCTCCGACGACCGTCTCGCCCGCGACGCCATGCTGCAAGAACTCGCCAACGAGCTCGACGCCGCCCCCATCCAGCACATCGGCAAGCTGCTGGTGCTCTGGCGCCCGATTCCCGAAAAGGAAAAAGCGGTCGATGAAGACCGCATGCCCGGCCCGCGCGACGTCAAGATCCTGAAGTACAGCAAGCGCGGCGGCCAACGCCCCGAAATCAAGACCCTGCGCGTGCTCGGCAACCAGCGTCTCACGCCTGGCGGCACCATCAAGCGCGCCAAGGCCAAGCGGCCGTTGTCGGCCAAGAAGCGCAACCAGGCAGATTGA
- a CDS encoding glycosyltransferase — MAAVQGAQRHILCMKWGTKYGPEYVNRLYAMVRRNLSGDFKFVCLTDDGNGIRPEVTCLPIPPLNLQLAPGQRDGAWKKLTTFEQDLHGLRGTALFLDVDVVVVGSLDAFFEQPGEFLIIHDYARPWRSQRIRGNSSVYRFELGAHADVLAYFRANMDKVQADYRNEQTYLSDVLHKQGKLAYWPDAWCPSFKYHGIPTWPTNYWEEPFVPEGARIMVFHGECNPPDALAGRRNRAFRYIRPARWVAKFWKE; from the coding sequence TTGGCGGCGGTTCAAGGCGCACAGCGCCACATCCTCTGCATGAAGTGGGGCACGAAGTACGGCCCCGAATACGTCAACCGGCTCTACGCGATGGTCCGCCGCAATCTCAGCGGCGACTTCAAGTTCGTGTGCCTGACCGACGATGGCAACGGCATTCGCCCCGAGGTGACGTGCCTGCCGATTCCCCCACTCAACCTGCAACTTGCTCCTGGGCAGCGCGACGGTGCCTGGAAGAAGCTCACGACCTTCGAGCAGGACCTGCATGGACTGCGCGGCACGGCCCTGTTCCTCGATGTCGATGTGGTCGTCGTTGGCAGCCTGGATGCCTTCTTCGAGCAGCCCGGTGAATTCCTGATCATTCACGACTACGCCCGCCCCTGGCGCAGTCAGCGGATCAGGGGAAATTCATCGGTCTACCGCTTCGAGCTGGGCGCCCATGCCGATGTGCTGGCGTACTTTCGCGCCAACATGGACAAAGTCCAGGCCGACTACCGCAACGAGCAGACCTACCTCTCGGACGTGCTGCACAAACAAGGCAAGCTCGCCTATTGGCCCGACGCCTGGTGCCCGAGTTTCAAGTACCACGGCATCCCGACCTGGCCAACCAACTACTGGGAAGAGCCCTTCGTGCCCGAAGGCGCACGCATCATGGTGTTCCATGGCGAGTGCAATCCGCCCGATGCATTGGCTGGCCGGCGCAACCGCGCCTTCCGCTACATCCGACCGGCACGCTGGGTCGCGAAGTTCTGGAAAGAATGA
- a CDS encoding DUF4149 domain-containing protein: protein MKDRVALMLAAFWWGSLTTIGFLVVPMLFARLGNPSVAGNFAGQLFEAQSWIAIACGLILLIHFRAKADERMDGPALTAIFLILGALLLALLQQYAVAPRILARENLKLWHAVGSGMYLVQWLCAGVLLWRMGARAPR from the coding sequence ATGAAAGACCGTGTTGCGCTGATGCTGGCCGCCTTCTGGTGGGGCAGCCTCACCACGATCGGCTTTCTGGTGGTGCCGATGCTGTTCGCCAGGCTCGGCAACCCTTCGGTGGCTGGCAACTTCGCCGGTCAGTTGTTCGAGGCGCAAAGCTGGATTGCGATTGCCTGTGGGCTGATCCTGCTGATCCACTTCCGTGCCAAAGCGGATGAGCGCATGGATGGCCCCGCGTTGACGGCCATCTTCCTGATCCTTGGGGCTTTGCTTTTGGCGCTGCTTCAGCAGTACGCCGTGGCGCCGCGCATTCTTGCGCGCGAGAACCTCAAGCTGTGGCACGCCGTGGGCAGCGGCATGTACCTCGTGCAGTGGCTGTGCGCCGGTGTGCTGCTCTGGCGCATGGGCGCTCGCGCGCCGCGCTGA
- the greA gene encoding transcription elongation factor GreA, giving the protein MATIPVTKRGAEKLRAELHQLKTVDRPWVINAISEARAQGDLSENAEYEVAKDRQGFIEGRIQEVEGKLSAAQIIDPTELDAGGKVVFGSTVELEEEESGEAVKYQIVGEDEADLKLGLINISSPIARALIGKEEGDTAEVQAPGGLKRYEIVAVRYI; this is encoded by the coding sequence ATGGCCACCATCCCTGTCACCAAGCGCGGCGCTGAAAAACTGCGTGCCGAACTGCATCAACTCAAGACGGTGGACCGTCCCTGGGTCATCAACGCCATCTCGGAAGCGCGCGCGCAGGGCGACCTGAGCGAAAACGCCGAATACGAAGTCGCGAAAGACCGCCAGGGCTTCATCGAAGGCCGAATCCAGGAAGTCGAAGGCAAGCTCTCGGCTGCGCAGATCATCGATCCGACCGAACTCGATGCCGGTGGCAAGGTGGTCTTCGGCTCGACCGTCGAACTCGAAGAAGAAGAGAGCGGCGAAGCGGTGAAATACCAGATCGTCGGCGAAGACGAAGCCGACCTGAAGCTGGGCCTCATCAACATCTCCAGCCCGATCGCGCGCGCGCTGATCGGCAAGGAAGAGGGCGACACGGCCGAAGTGCAGGCGCCCGGCGGCCTGAAGCGCTACGAGATCGTCGCGGTTCGCTACATCTGA
- a CDS encoding Kdo hydroxylase family protein, whose protein sequence is METQLVELDLSDWNAATPNKAWIAELEAGKVLFFPRLGFELLPEERSLLTPSLLSPDVRNISLDANGKLKGAVGDEAVQRTAAAMVGRFRAQAQQLIHGLLPHYTPALRLAPTSYRPAQVETRVQSWRADDRRLHVDAFPSRPNYGERILRVFTNVNPEGAPRVWRVGEPFEDIARRFLPRAKPYVRWQAKLLRALRVTKSFRSEYDHLMLQLHDGMKSDMGYQESSPQETAKFPPGSVWVCFSDQTSHAVMAGQYMLEQTLHLAASKQYNPDSSPLAILSRLTGRTLV, encoded by the coding sequence ATGGAAACCCAGCTCGTCGAACTGGACCTGAGCGACTGGAACGCGGCCACGCCCAACAAGGCGTGGATCGCGGAGCTGGAAGCGGGCAAGGTGCTGTTCTTTCCGCGGTTGGGCTTCGAGCTGTTGCCTGAAGAGCGCAGCCTGCTGACGCCCAGCCTGCTGTCGCCCGACGTTCGCAACATCAGCCTCGATGCCAACGGCAAGCTCAAGGGCGCCGTTGGTGACGAGGCAGTGCAGCGTACGGCGGCCGCGATGGTGGGGCGGTTTCGCGCGCAGGCGCAACAGCTCATTCATGGCCTGCTGCCGCACTACACGCCGGCCCTGCGCCTCGCGCCCACGAGCTACCGGCCTGCGCAGGTCGAGACGCGCGTGCAGTCCTGGCGGGCGGACGACAGGCGACTGCACGTTGACGCCTTCCCGTCGCGGCCCAACTACGGCGAGCGCATCCTGCGTGTGTTCACCAACGTCAATCCCGAAGGCGCACCGCGCGTGTGGCGTGTGGGTGAGCCCTTCGAGGACATCGCCAGACGCTTCCTGCCGCGCGCCAAGCCCTATGTGCGCTGGCAGGCCAAGCTGCTGCGCGCGCTGCGCGTGACCAAGTCGTTCCGCAGCGAGTACGACCACCTGATGCTGCAACTGCACGACGGCATGAAGTCGGACATGGGCTACCAGGAAAGCTCGCCGCAAGAGACGGCCAAGTTCCCGCCCGGCTCCGTGTGGGTGTGCTTCTCCGACCAGACCTCGCACGCCGTGATGGCGGGCCAGTACATGCTCGAGCAGACGCTTCATCTGGCTGCGTCGAAGCAATACAATCCCGACTCGAGCCCGCTCGCCATCCTGAGCCGGCTGACCGGACGCACACTCGTCTGA